Part of the Pseudodesulfovibrio mercurii genome is shown below.
ACCCGGCCCCGCGATGTCGATCTTCTCGATGAGCGCATCGCCCGCCAGGGCCGCCTTGATGTCCTCGGCCACGGCGCGCGGCGCCTTCTTGGCGTCCTTGGCCAGCAGCATGGCCACGTTGGCCGACATGTCGCCGAAGGCGCTGTCCTTGGGCGGCTCGATGACCGCCTTGTCCGGCCACGGCAGGCCCAGTCCCTCAAGCGCCTGCTTCAGCGCCCCTTCCAGATGTATCTTCGCTCTCATCGTCGAATATTCTCCTTAAACAAAGCTCGTGCGGCACGCTCTAGCACGAAACCCCACGCAATCCAAGCAGAGAAGCGGAGCCTTCCCCGGACCCCGCTCCCGCTCCCCGCCCGTTTCAGGATCGCGGGGGGGAAGAAACCGGCGCGCCCCTCCTTGCGGAGAAGCGCGCCGTCCGATTGGTCGCCTTCGAGTGCCGGGAAACCGTTATCCGGCCCGTTTGCGCTGCCGCAGGACCATGACCAGCAGGGCCAGGTTGGCCAGGAGGCTCAGTCCGAGGCCCACGGATACCGGGGTCGCCCCACCGCCCTGGGGAACGGACGCGGCCTGGGCGGCAAGGCCCGCCTCCGAGCCGGTCACGGGCACCTCCAGGGCGCCCTTGTGGCCCGACTCGTCCCAGGCGGTCACGGTCCAGGTGCCCGGCGCGTCCGGCACGAAGCTGACCACGCCGCGGGCGTCGGTGCGCCCGTTCTGGTATTCCAGGTCCGGCGGGCTGTCCGGGCCGAAGACCTTGGTCTCCGCGTAGGACATGGGCTCTCCCCCGGCATAGGCGAAGCGCACGGCCACGGCGTGGTCCGGGATCACGCCGTAGGTCACGCCGTGGCCCCAGGCCGGGGAGGAGAGGAGCAGCATGGCGCACAGCGCCGCGAACACCGTCCTGCCCATGCTACTTCACCGGGAAGGCCAGCACGCTGCGCATGGCGTGCTGCTCGTAGTTGGCGCCCTTCTCGTCCACGACGTACTGCACGCGGACCATCCAGAAGCCGGGGGCGGAGATGGTGATGTCGGCCTTGCCCTCGCCGTAGGGCTCGGTGAAGTAGGCGTAGGCATTGGGGGTGTCCGTGAAGCCCGCATAGGTGGCGGTCACCGCGTCCGGGGACACGGGTTTCCCGTCGAGCAGGATCTGCACGGTCAGGGTGTCGCCCACCTTCAGCTCCAGCGGGTTGTTCAGGGGCACGATCTCCAGGGCGTCGCCGGTCTTGACGTCCCAGCCCTGGGTCCGGCCGCCCACCGGAATGAGGGTTTTGCAGAATTTCTCGTAGTTGCGCGACCAGACCACGCCCTTGAGG
Proteins encoded:
- a CDS encoding DUF4198 domain-containing protein, producing MSRRIALLCAALCLVAVTAISASAHEFILVPQSWKTYSPGQEVPFSLVSAHVFMKSEELENPANVKASYLGKDIPLAVDQAFKSFTGTVTLGQPGAALLHGHRLGEVWSKTPKGVLKGDRSTLKGVVWSRNYEKFCKTLIPVGGRTQGWDVKTGDALEIVPLNNPLELKVGDTLTVQILLDGKPVSPDAVTATYAGFTDTPNAYAYFTEPYGEGKADITISAPGFWMVRVQYVVDEKGANYEQHAMRSVLAFPVK